In Passer domesticus isolate bPasDom1 chromosome 7, bPasDom1.hap1, whole genome shotgun sequence, one genomic interval encodes:
- the LRRC8D gene encoding volume-regulated anion channel subunit LRRC8D: MFTLAEVASLSDIQPTYRILKPWWDVFMDYLAVVMLMVAIFAGTMQLTKDQVVCLPVLQSTVNSRVQPDTAGKADFTTVETTTGQEEVSMRTVSFTPTVTPDILSRATSSQYQPTESDQELKKEQKDSSGRKTNLDFQQYVFINQMCYHLALPWYSKYFPYLVLIHTIILIVSSNFWFKYPKTCSKIEHFVSILGKCFESPWTTKALSETACEDSEENKQRLTGAQSLPKYVSTSSDEGSPSASTPMITKSGFKFSADKPMIEIPSVTILDKKDGEQAKALFEKVRKFRAHVEDSDLIYKLYVGQTVIKTVKFIFILCYTANFVNTISFEHICNPKVEHLIGYTQFECTHNMAYMLKKLLISYISLICVYGFICLYTLFWLFRIPLKEYSFEKVREESSFSDIPDVKNDFAFLLHMVDQYDQLYSKRFGVFLSEVSENKLRGISLNHEWTYEKLRQHVSRNAQDKQELHLFMLSGVPDAVFDLTDLDVLKLELIPEAKITAKISQMTNLQELHLYHCPAKVEQTAFSFLRDHLRCLHVKFTDVAEIPAWVYLLKTLRELYLIGNLNSENNKMIGLESLRELRHLKILHVKSNLTKIPPNITDVAPHLTKLVIHNDGTKLVVLNSLKKMTNVAELELQNCELERIPHAIFSLSNLQELDLKSNSIRTIEEIISFQHLKRLTCLKLWHNKIVSIPSSITHIKNLESLYLSNNKLETLPAAVFSLQKLRCLDVSYNSIAVIPVEIGLLQNLQHFHITGNKVDVLPKQLFKCVKLRTLSLGQNCITSIPDKVSQLLQLTYLELKGNCLDRLPATLGQCQLLRKSGLVVEDHLFDTLPSEVKEVLNQDTGIPFANGI, translated from the coding sequence ATGTTTACCCTTGCAGAAGTTGCATCGCTCAGTGACATCCAGCCAACTTACCGTATCTTGAAACCATGGTGGGATGTATTTATGGATTATCTCGCTGTTGTTATGTTAATGGTTGCCATTTTTGCTGGAACCATGCAGCTGACAAAAGACCAGGTGGTCTGCTTGCCAGTTTTGCAGTCTACTGTAAATTCAAGAGTGCAGCCTGAtacagcagggaaggctgacTTTACCACTGTTGAAACAACCACTGGTCAGGAAGAAGTGTCAATGAGAACTGTTTCCTTTACCCCTACTGTAACACCTGACATTCTGAGCAGAGCTACCTCTTCTCAGTATCAACCCACTGAATCAGACCAGGAGCTGAAGAAGGAGCAGAAAGATTCCTCAGGCCGTAAAACAAATTTGGATTTTCAGCAGTACGTATTTATTAACCAGATGTGCTATCATCTGGCTCTTCCTTGGTACTCAAAGTATTTTCCCTATCTTGTTCTTATCCATACTATAATTTTAATAGTCAGTAGTAATTTTTGGTTCAAGTATCCCAAGACTTGCTCAAAAATCGAGCATTTTGTGTCTATACTGGGGAAGTGCTTTGAGTCTCCTTGGACTACAAAAGCGTTGTCTGAAACAGCATGTGAGGACTCTGAGGAGAACAAACAGAGGTTAACTGGTGCACAGTCTCTGCCCAAGTATGTTTCCACTAGCAGTGATGAAGGAAGCCCAAGTGCTAGCACTCCCATGATAACCAAATCTGGCTTCAAATTTTCAGCCGACAAGCCGATGATCGAGATTCCCAGTGTCACGATTTTAGATAAGAAAGATGGAGAGCAAGCCAAGGCGCTGTTCGAGAAAGTCCGTAAGTTCCGGGCTCACGTGGAAGACAGCGATCTGATTTACAAGCTCTATGTTGGCCAGACTGTCATCAAGACTGTCAAGTTCATATTTATTCTCTGCTATACTGCAAACTTTGTCAACACCATCAGTTTTGAACACATCTGCAACCCGAAAGTGGAACACCTGATCGGCTACACACAGTTTGAATGTACACACAATATGGCTTATATGCTGAAGAAGCTGCTTATCAGCTATATTTCCCTCATCTGTGTCTATGGTTTTATCTGCCTCTACACGCTTTTCTGGCTGTTCCGGATTCCTTTAAAGGAATACTCTTTTGAAAAGGTCAGAGAAGAGAGTAGCTTCAGCGATATCCCAGATGTCAAAAATGATTTTGCCTTTCTCTTGCACATGGTAGATCAGTATGACCAGCTGTATTCGAAGCGATTTGGTGTCTTTTTGTCAGAGGTAAGCGAGAACAAGCTGCGTGGGATTAGTTTAAACCATGAATGGACTTACGAAAAGCTTCGGCAGCACGTCTCCCGCAACGCCCAGGACAAGCAGGAGTTGCATCTCTTCATGCTGTCGGGAGTCCCTGATGCAGTGTTTGATCTGACAGATCTGGATGTGTTGAAACTGGAGCTGATTCCTGAAGCGAAAATTACAGCCAAAATTTCCCAGATGACAAATCTTCAGGAGCTTCATCTGTACCACTGCCCTGCGAAGGTCGAGCAGACTGCCTTCAGCTTCCTCCGGGACCACTTGAGATGCCTTCATGTGAAATTCACAGATGTTGCAGAAATTCCTGCGTGGGTGTATTTGCTCAAAACCCTCCGTGAATTGTATTTGATAGGCAACTTGAACTCTGAAAACAATAAAATGATAGGGCTTGAATCTCTTAGAGAGTTGAGACACCTTAAAATTCTCCACGTGAAGAGCAATTTgaccaaaattcccccaaatatCACAGATGTAGCACCACATCTGACAAAACTAGTCATTCATAATGATGGCACTAAGCTTGTGGTACTCAATAGCCTTAAGAAAATGACAAACGTTGCAGAGTTGGAACTGCAGAACTGTGAATTGGAGAGAATTCCCCATGCCATCTTCAGTCTCTCTAACTTACAGGAACTGGATTTAAAGTCAAATAGCATACGCACAATTGAAGAAATTATCAGTTTCCAGCATTTAAAAAGATTGACTTGTTTAAAGCTGTGGCACAATAAAATAGTCAGCATTCCTTCATCCATTACTCACATAAAGAATTTAGAGTCTCTTTATCTCTCCAATAACAAACTTGAAACCTTACCTGCCGCAGTGTTCAGCTTACAGAAACTGCGGTGTTTGGATGTAAGCTACAACTCAATTGCGGTGATTCCAGTGGAAATAGGTTTGCTTCAAAATCTTCAGCATTTTCACATCACAGGAAACAAAGTCGACGTTTTGCCAAAACAGTTGTTTAAATGTGTTAAATTGAGGACTTTGAGTCTGGGACAAAACTGTATTACCTCAATCCCAGATAAAGTAAGTCAGCTGTTGCAGCTGACTTACCTGGAACTGAAGGGAAACTGCTTGGACCGTCTGCCAGCTACACTGGGGCAGTGtcagcttctcaggaaaagTGGGCTCGTTGTGGAAGATCACCTCTTTGACACTTTACCCTCAGAAGTTAAAGAGGTGTTGAATCAAGACACGGGCATTCCCTTTGCTAATGGGATTTAG